The Acidicapsa ligni genome has a window encoding:
- a CDS encoding ABC transporter permease, with the protein MLKDILMQAWEAMVFNRRRTMITIVGMAWGIATVVLLLAYGAGFSRAIEAIFAQWGTTLIGTFPGRTSEQAGGDKAGVQVRFTQDDLDTVWNGVPGLIHITPMVSKDVPVQDDLHTFTWTVSGIYPVGQEVMHLPTMTGRFFNGAEELERAHVAVIGSEAKTKLFSGSYPIGESIRLNGIRFTVIGILEAKMQEGDNDANRQIYIPFSTMSDIKDTKYLDGIWMNYTGDHELVEKNLRATLAAAHNFRPSDHNAINVANLMEQLSQFRILSIALQVLLALVGALTLGIAGIGLMNIMFVAVQQRTREIGIEKALGAQKRHILTQFLAESFVITAVGGALGIALAEIVSISIGRITFYSAIADHAENADIYLRISPTSVLVATGILVITGLVSGMIPAIRAANLDPIEALRYE; encoded by the coding sequence ATGTTAAAAGACATTCTGATGCAAGCATGGGAAGCGATGGTCTTCAATCGCCGTCGCACTATGATCACGATCGTCGGAATGGCCTGGGGCATCGCCACCGTCGTGCTTCTGCTCGCTTACGGAGCAGGTTTCAGCCGCGCCATCGAAGCCATCTTCGCCCAATGGGGCACCACACTCATCGGCACCTTTCCCGGCCGCACCAGCGAACAAGCCGGAGGCGACAAGGCCGGCGTCCAGGTGCGCTTCACGCAGGATGACTTAGACACGGTATGGAACGGCGTTCCCGGCCTCATCCACATCACCCCCATGGTCAGCAAAGACGTTCCCGTGCAAGACGATCTGCACACCTTCACCTGGACCGTAAGCGGCATTTATCCCGTCGGCCAGGAGGTCATGCATCTCCCCACCATGACAGGCCGTTTCTTCAACGGAGCAGAAGAACTAGAGCGCGCCCACGTAGCCGTCATCGGTTCCGAAGCCAAGACCAAGCTCTTCTCCGGCAGCTATCCCATCGGCGAATCCATCCGGCTCAACGGCATCCGCTTCACCGTAATTGGTATCCTCGAAGCCAAAATGCAAGAGGGCGACAACGACGCCAATCGCCAGATCTATATCCCCTTCTCAACCATGAGCGACATCAAGGACACCAAGTACCTCGACGGCATCTGGATGAACTACACCGGTGACCACGAACTCGTCGAGAAGAACCTGCGCGCCACTCTCGCCGCGGCTCACAACTTCCGTCCCTCAGACCACAACGCCATCAATGTAGCCAATCTCATGGAGCAGCTAAGCCAGTTCCGAATTCTTTCCATAGCTCTCCAGGTTCTGCTGGCTCTCGTCGGCGCTCTGACACTGGGCATCGCAGGCATCGGCCTCATGAACATCATGTTCGTAGCCGTGCAGCAGCGTACCCGCGAGATAGGCATAGAGAAAGCACTCGGCGCACAAAAGCGCCACATCCTCACTCAATTCCTCGCAGAGTCCTTCGTCATCACCGCAGTCGGTGGAGCATTAGGCATAGCGCTCGCCGAGATTGTATCCATATCGATCGGTCGCATTACCTTCTACAGCGCCATCGCCGATCACGCAGAAAACGCAGATATCTATCTGCGCATCTCGCCCACATCGGTTCTGGTAGCTACCGGAATTCTCGTAATCACCGGTCTCGTAAGCGGCATGATCCCAGCAATCCGAGCAGCCAACCTCGACCCGATAGAAGCCCTGCGCTACGAGTAA